In Devosia sp. 1566, a single genomic region encodes these proteins:
- a CDS encoding ABC transporter ATP-binding protein yields the protein MARIDLDHIRHSYLPDPQTDDDFALKEVHHGFADGGAYALLGPSGCGKTSLLNIISGLVAPSRGRVLFGGKDVTDLPTERRNIAQVFQFPVIYDTMTVFENLAFPLRNRGVDEADIKRRVSETLEIIGLADRAHKRARRLTADQKQKISLGRGLVRQDVNAILFDEPLTVIDPHMKWMLRSQLKELHQRFGYTMVYVTHDQTEALTFADSVVVMFEGQIVQIGTPAELFERPSHTFVGYFIGSPGMNVLPIKLEGQTAHLGSQQISLPRSAHPQGGARMELGIRPEYVRVGDQGIPIQVRTVEDIGRHRIVRGVVEGSDIAAIVPEHDEIPAEPRVMFDPKGINIYADSWRQALEG from the coding sequence ATGGCACGCATCGATCTCGATCATATCCGCCATTCCTATCTCCCCGATCCCCAGACCGATGATGATTTTGCGCTGAAGGAAGTGCACCATGGCTTTGCCGATGGCGGGGCCTATGCCCTGCTGGGTCCATCGGGGTGTGGCAAGACAAGCCTTCTCAATATCATCTCGGGCCTGGTGGCGCCCTCGCGCGGGCGGGTGCTGTTTGGCGGCAAGGACGTGACGGATTTGCCGACCGAGCGGCGCAACATTGCCCAGGTGTTTCAGTTTCCGGTGATCTACGACACCATGACGGTGTTCGAGAACCTAGCCTTTCCCCTGCGCAATCGTGGCGTAGATGAGGCCGATATCAAGCGGCGCGTGTCGGAGACGCTTGAGATCATCGGGCTGGCGGATCGGGCTCACAAGCGCGCCCGCAGGTTGACTGCAGACCAGAAGCAGAAGATTTCGCTTGGCCGCGGGCTCGTGCGCCAGGACGTCAATGCGATCCTCTTCGACGAGCCGTTGACGGTGATCGATCCCCATATGAAATGGATGCTGCGCAGCCAGCTCAAGGAACTGCACCAGCGCTTTGGCTACACTATGGTCTACGTCACCCATGACCAGACCGAAGCCCTGACCTTTGCGGACAGTGTCGTGGTGATGTTCGAGGGCCAGATCGTGCAGATCGGAACGCCGGCGGAATTGTTCGAGCGGCCCAGCCATACTTTCGTCGGCTATTTCATCGGGTCGCCGGGAATGAATGTCCTGCCCATCAAGCTCGAGGGGCAGACAGCGCATCTGGGTTCGCAGCAGATCAGCCTGCCCCGATCAGCACACCCGCAGGGTGGCGCACGCATGGAGCTTGGGATCCGGCCCGAATATGTGCGCGTGGGGGATCAGGGCATTCCGATCCAGGTGCGAACGGTGGAAGACATTGGGCGGCACCGGATCGTGCGCGGCGTGGTGGAAGGGAGCGACATAGCGGCGATCGTGCCGGAACATGACGAGATCCCGGCCGAGCCGCGCGTCATGTTCGATCCCAAGGGGATAAACATCTATGCCGATTCCTGGCGCCAGGCGCTGGAGGGGTAA